One window of the Entelurus aequoreus isolate RoL-2023_Sb linkage group LG18, RoL_Eaeq_v1.1, whole genome shotgun sequence genome contains the following:
- the LOC133633636 gene encoding coxsackievirus and adenovirus receptor homolog gives MMTSVLWYLVSVLAFCTTSLVCAFGTSANKTSYYAHKGSSVILHCKYTRPSGFLKCLGAVWDLESPKEEKKTILRMYHGQIHSDYKSLKDRINFTSPNPCDGDASIRINGLRMSDTGKYVCNLEFKSQHLLKTMTLTVTEELSTPVCAVQGKPVAGNVVTLQCTSSQGTPPLKYSWTKTSGNQMLPSNTNGDTSGGTLLVNRLSEDDCGSYRCTVESLDDTKHCEILLECPHPPSTTSDATEHKEVPPKCPRSPLATSDGNQVIIAVAATIVVLLLAIVLVLTVIWVLRKRNRGELAIN, from the coding sequence ATGATGACGTCTGTGCTGTGGTATTTGGTGTCAGTGCTGGCATTTTGCACCACGAGCCTAGTTTGTGCTTTTGGGACCAGCGCCAACAAGACTTCCTATTACGCACACAAAGGATCAAGCGTCATTCTTCACTGCAAGTACACACGTCCCTCTGGCTTCTTAAAGTGCCTGGGAGCTGTTTGGGATTTGGAATCTCcaaaagaagagaagaagactATTTTACGGATGTATCACGGCCAAATTCATTCTGACTACAAATCTTTGAAGGACAGGATTAACTTCACTTCCCCCAACCCTTGTGATGGAGATGCTTCCATAAGGATCAATGGCCTGCGTATGTCAGACACGGGGAAGTACGTGTGCAACTTGGAATTTAAGTCTCAACATTTGTTGAAAACCATGACCCTGACAGTCACGGAGGAGCTGAGCACACCGGTGTGTGCCGTGCAAGGAAAGCCTGTGGCAGGTAATGTTGTGACGCTCCAATGCACATCCTCACAAGGCACCCCCCCGCTGAAGTACAGCTGGACAAAGACGAGTGGAAACCAGATGTTACCTTCTAACACCAACGGGGACACCTCAGGAGGGACATTGTTGGTCAACAGGCTCTCAGAGGACGACTGTGGAAGTTATCGCTGCACGGTGGAAAGTCTGGATGATACCAAACACTGTGAGATCCTACTTGAGTGTCCACACCCACCTTCGACCACAAGCGATGCAACCGAACACAAGGAGGTCCCACCAAAGTGTCCACGGTCCCCATTAGCGACGAGCGATGGAAATCAAGTTATCATAGCAGTGGCGGCGACTATCGTTGTTCTTTTGCTGGCCATTGTCTTGGTTCTCACAGTCATTTGGGTCTTGCGCAAAAGAAATCGTGGTGAGCTTGCTATCAATTAA
- the LOC133634207 gene encoding mucin-2-like — protein MNLLFFVLLAVQMQSVSPENHYMLYSQNIESEDSHVTEYSDRCDLDGDVIWQYDNTNRNVLPKQNWMKKITAENPQYWQRATETSVAAEQFCRSMYKPHMKYYTNPKVTYYGMWGSGCELDEDTGEITGWYWDRYDRGNIEERKTWRWTAAKEQADPTKLIWEDDRAPPEYFKDHIENCPSDLKKYLAILLRTDLPMVSLHQNTPSSPVSCNATGFYPDKAVMFWRKDGEKLLEGVEQTEMLENQDGTFQMSVDLKVAGDMEGKYECVFQMTGVKEDIVTKLESRSVLSGEDLNTSTSGDTTIESQATIRPSTTSGSSDVTTESNQNTTRPSTTSGTLDATTESNQNTTRPSTTSGSSDVTTESNQNTTRPSTTSGTLDATTESNQNTTRPSTTSCTLDATTESNQNTTRPGTTSGTLDATTESNQNTTRPGTTSGTLDATTESNQNTTRPSTTSGTLDATTESNQNTTRPSTTSGTLDATTESNQNTTRPSTTSGTLDATTESNQNTTRPGTTSGTLDATTESNQNTARLSTTSGTLDVTTESNKPTTQPSTTSGTLDVTTESNQNTTRPSTTSGTLDVTTESNKPTTQPSTTRGTLDVTTESNQNTTRPSTTSGTLDVTTESNKPTTRPSTTSGTLDVTTESNKPTTRPSTTSGTLDVTTESNKPTTRPSTTSGTLDVTTESNKPTTRPSTTSGTLDVTTESNQNTTQPIPELTKSKDHLEEKVSSTDEVCIVCVVATSVILTTVVYLLIAIIIVMVKRYRERHAPDPVVLVSMRMLPE, from the exons AGAATCACTACATGCTGTATTCGCAAAATATAGAATCTGAAGATTCACACGTCACAGAGTACAGCGATCGGTGCGATCTGGATGGAGATGTTATTTGGCAATACGACAACACCAACAGGAACGTCCTACCCAAACAGAACTGGATGAAGAAGATCACAGCAGAGAATCCACAGTACTGGCAGAGAGCGACAGAGACCAGTGTTGCTGCTGAGCAGTTCTGCAGAAGCATGTATAAACCTCACATGAAGTATTACACCAACCCTAAAG TTACTTACTACGGTATGTGGGGTTCTGGATGCGAATTGGATGAAGACACTGGTGAGATCACAGGTTGGTATTGGGATAGGTATGATAGAGGAAACATTGAGGAAAGGAAGACATGGAGATGGACCGCAGCAAAAGAACAAGCAGATCCCACCAAACTGATCTGGGAGGACGACAGAGCACCACCAGAGTACTTCAAGGACCACATTGAGAATTGTCCTTCTGACTTGAAGAAGTACTTGGCTATCCTATTGAGAACAG ACCTTCCAATGGTGTCTCTACACCAGAACACACCGTCTTCTCCAGTCAGCTGCAACGCAACAGGTTTCTACCCCGACAAAGCCGTCATGTTTTGGAGGAAAGACGGCGAGAAGCTCCTTGAGGGTGTGGAGCAAACAGAAATGCTCGAAAATCAGGACGGGACCTTCCAGATGTCGGTGGACCTGAAGGTGGCGGGCGACATGGAGGGCAAGTACGAATGTGTGTTTCAGATGACTGGTGTCAAGGAGGACATCGTCACCAAGCTGGAGAGCAGAAGCGTCCTGAGCGGTGAAG ACCTCAATACAAGCACATCTGGTGACACAACCATTGAGAGCCAAGCCACGATCCGACCTAGTACCACCAGTGGCAGCTCCGATGTCACCACTGAGAGCAACCAAAACACCACCCGACCTAGTACCACCAGTGGCACCTTGGATGCCACCACTGAGAGCAACCAAAACACCACCCGACCTAGTACCACCAGTGGCAGCTCCGATGTCACCACTGAGAGCAACCAAAACACCACCCGACCTAGTACCACCAGTGGCACCTTGGATGCCACCACTGAGAGCAACCAAAACACCACCCGACCTAGTACCACCAGTTGCACCTTGGATGCCACCACTGAGAGCAACCAAAACACCACCCGACCTGGTACCACCAGTGGCACCTTGGATGCCACCACTGAGAGCAACCAAAACACCACCCGACCTGGTACCACCAGTGGCACCTTGGATGCCACCACTGAGAGCAACCAAAACACCACCCGACCTAGTACCACCAGTGGCACCTTGGATGCCACCACTGAGAGCAACCAAAACACCACCCGACCTAGTACCACCAGTGGCACCTTGGATGCCACCACTGAGAGCAACCAAAACACCACCCGACCTAGTACCACCAGTGGCACCTTGGATGCCACCACTGAGAGCAACCAAAACACCACCCGACCTGGTACCACCAGTGGCACCTTGGATGCCACCACTGAGAGCAACCAAAACACCGCCCGACTTAGTACCACCAGTGGCACCTTGGATGTCACCACTGAGAGCAACAAACCCACCACCCAACCTAGTACCACCAGTGGCACCTTGGATGTCACCACAGAGAGCAACCAAAACACCACTCGACCTAGTACCACCAGTGGCACCTTGGATGTCACCACTGAGAGCAACAAACCCACCACCCAACCTAGTACCACCAGAGGCACCTTGGATGTCACCACAGAGAGCAACCAAAACACCACTCGACCTAGTACCACCAGTGGCACCTTGGATGTCACCACTGAGAGCAACAAACCCACCACCCGACCTAGTACCACCAGTGGCACCTTGGATGTCACCACTGAGAGCAACAAACCCACCACCCGACCTAGTACCACCAGTGGCACCTTGGATGTCACCACTGAGAGCAACAAACCCACCACCCGACCTAGTACCACCAGTGGCACCTTGGATGTCACCACTGAGAGCAACAAACCCACCACCCGACCTAGTACCACCAGTGGCACCTTGGATGTCACCACTGAGAGCAACCAAAACACCACCCAACCAATTCCTGAGCTCACCAAGTCCAAAGATCATCTGGAAG AAAAGGTGAGCTCAACAGACGAGGTGTGCATCGTCTGCGTTGTTGCCACGTCGGTGATCCTTACGACGGTGGTCTATCTGTTGATCGCCATCATCATCGTGATGGTCAAGCGTTACAGAGAGAGACATG CTCCCGATCCGGTCGTCCTTGTCTCAATGAGAATGCTGCCTGAGTGA